One Glycine max cultivar Williams 82 chromosome 8, Glycine_max_v4.0, whole genome shotgun sequence genomic window, aattacgtGATATatgtatacaaaattaattgagAGATCCATATActctaaaaataaacttttttaaagttattcttgaaataatttgatttcttctcatataaattataatgaaaatttataataaataaatattttaatttaagtaacaaattatatttagttttacagtaaataatttatattgtgattctgtaaaacaaaatattgagatacaaagttatttttaattattaatatttaaaaaaaaataattgaaattcaattttgaaaaggGTGGCAATGATAGATCGAAATAAATAAGTGATTAAAGaattaagtataaaaatataattaaaaggaaAGTTATTTGAGAAAGAATTTTTTGGGCttgttgttaaattaattttgaaatcaacattacttaatgtatttaaaaggaataaaaaataaaattagaactaatgtatttgttaaataacatatgcaaatatatttaatattttaaaactccGAAAGGAACTGAGTCACTTAGTCATTGACCGGGCCAATAAGTTAAGGGTTAAactacataaattaatataataaaattataaacaattatatatatatatatatatatatatatattaaatttgatatttatatatcatcCAATTAACTAACTTAGCTTAGTTGTTAAACTTGTATGAGTCTTGTGTAGAGTGTTAAGTTTGATTCTTGcctattgtaattttattttattttatgaaattataggTAACACGTAAATATTGTAGGCAGACTTTGGAATAAGCGTGTTTCACTCATGTGAACCTGTCAAGGTCACACCAACCCGTCGGTTCACCGGTTTAAtagtaaatttgttgattttatattaatatatccaCATATTTGATTCAATGAGTgactcaaattaattaattatacaacTAATGGATTTGAGGTTATTATgtttaaaatagtatatatatatatatatatatatatatcgtagAATGTGATTGAATAGACATATAATCATaagtaaaaaaggtaaaatattgattattaaataaataaaaagctaattctatttttatattatttaataactaatactttattattattaaataataaaaaacaaggaatattagcttttcttttattatataataatagctATTTTTTTACTGACGATTCCATGTTGGTTGAATCACAtcgagatatatatatatatatatatatatatatatatatatatatatatatatatatatatatatatatatatatatatatatatatatatatatataaaatatgttttaaacaaaagttgaaatatATCAGTGGTATAACTAGCTAGTTTGAGTCACTCAACTATTATAATATTCCTTGTAAAAATGCCAAAGCTCGTCGGTGACAGAGTGCAACCCAACTTAAGCAGTCAATGTACATAAGtcgataaaagaaaaaacaaaacataatatcCCCGTGATTAGCATAGCATTACAGAAGATTGACGTAGTGCTTATCTCAATATTCAAAATTTCCATGCTAATTTATGCCTTGCATGTAGCTAAATAGAAAACGAAAATTGCTGGCCATACATAAAAGTACCTTTATTCTTTGTGTACAGAAAACAAAACGTGGGAGGAAGAACGAAAATTTGATCAAAGAAAGACGTCAACATTtggatattaaataaaaccgaacaaattttttatatatagacgAGACAAGAGGGATACCACCAAAGACATGGCTTTGAGTAGAAAGTGAAAGTTCTACGTAAAAAACGAAGCAACGTTATTTACGTTATTATTTTAACTCTTTGCTAAGCTTACTTTAATCACTTACAATCCTTTTTCGTCATCTTTATTTGTTGTCGGTTTCGGTCTTTCAGCTGAAACTTCTTATCGTGGTCGATATCAATGACAACGACACCGTTTGCTTTGCACATGCCAGTGCAATTATATTGTGAAGGTTTGCGGCATAAAACTATAAAAGCctcgataattttttttataaaaaaaatgctctgATAAATCTGcatcttttgaaaatttatttacataaaaaacataaattatgtgataaaaaatatttgaaataagaaaattcagcaaaaaaatcgAGAAAACTTTTAATTTGGTCTTTCAAATTTCTCTGTTTCACTATTAATTATAGTGTCTATCAATTATGATTTGTTCCTTCCAAATCCACTGCATAGTCTCAATTATCCcttcttttaagatcaaaaCTTTACTTTAAtcttttaatgatttatttaattaagttgaATTTTTCCTTTTACTATATTAATTCTTcattctaaattataatttaaaattagagtTACATGCATGCCGATATTTTTCTGAAAGGTACTTTTGTTAACATTATTAATGATTACTTTGTCCCTAGgtaatattattgatattttaccATATAAGATAGTAACagaattaacaaaaaaacaaaatgttttaCTAATTTAATGACTTAAATGATTGATTTATATAAAACTTAGTTTAAATCACTCtataaattcttatatttttattaaatttttaaacaattcCATAAAATTGAACACAAGTTCTTAGATCATCTATGTTATTTTATCTTGACATTATTAATAACTAACGTGagacttaaatttttttctaatataaatTGATAACAATTAGCCAGtagattaatttaaatattaaaaatgactctattaattttatgttatagAAATTCATTTAGAAAACTAATGAAATGAACTATAAGTCCATAAGGACCTACATATTAATataatctaaaaattaataataaatgacttttaaaattaaaaaaaaaaaggaatgtacttttgttctttttcatatatttgatAATTGCTATGCATACATAGTTTGTGTATTTAAATAACatagtaattatttaattttttttcctcttttattgtttcttttgtgtCTAAATATTAGGAATTTAATTTCTTCTGAATTTTTATCCAATAGatgctaaaattaataaatttatagtgtttttggctataaacattttttagagATACAACAGGAGACATGAAAGAGGATTGAAGATCTAGAGAATCGCGCTCAACGCGTGAGGACCACTTAGCCTAAGAAGTTCGCTTAGCGCAAGAAGCCACATGAGAAACTAGTTGTCACGTgcaagtgcgctaagcgcacaccGTGTGGCTTAGTGCATGGTCATTTAAATCAGCTGGACTTTTTGTGTCGCGCTTAGTGTGCCATCTTTGTTTAGTGCataattaatattgaaaaaaaacatgattatgtTGCGTTTTAAGGggggaaaaaaaggaaattgtgGGAACATTAGCTATTAAGCAGCAGCTAGTGAGAGTTAAGGCACAACCTATTAGAGGGAAGCACTCATTTAGAGCACCACATCTCCATTTTtctccattttctttcatttgttttgccccctttttgtatttgtaaGCCTCTCATGATAATGAGAGAATAAACCATCCATTGTTGGAAGTTCAACAACCAAACACTTTGATATAATGATGTCAAGTTGtcaactatttatttaatgttatttcaatattattatctcTTTTATGTGCTTATTGTCATGTTAATGGCTTGATCACTCATGCTCATGTAGTGTTATAAGGTTTAGACattgaaaaatgtttatttcctaagaacttgaaaaaaaaaacatttaggtAATTCATCTCTAGAGATAGAATGGTATTATTTAGCCTAAATTATGCATCTTTGCTCATAATGCAATTTGTTTGATGTAGCTCTTAACAGATTAGGAGTGAAATTAGGTAAGTTAGGCTCTAATGTGAAGAATCATGGCTAGAGTAGGTTAGTAGATGTGggtaataattgaaataatattaaattggaAAAAATCATTAGTGTTGCATCAAGAGTAGTTCTGGTAGATTGAATCCTCAACATGTTTGTAATTCTGCATCAGTTGTCACTTCACATGCTTGTTTTGTAGTTTAATTTATGTCGAACTTACTTCTATGCATCATCactttacaaatatttaattcaattcattaattgcttaaaattattacacttaACTAGGAATTGACAATATTGTAACTTTAAAATGTTCAAATTCAATTATAAGTTGACTCTTGACCcataattgatttgatttagtttAAGGATTATATGTCTCtataatatctttattttaagatctctaatatttttttactatatatatacaagttttattgataattaatatatgcaaaaaaaaaaaaaactgactaATCACCTCTAGTAAAATTTCTAATATCCCTTAGTATAATATACTAATTATTCTCTCATTTTCTACAAATACATGAGATCAAACTCCTTACCACATATTTAGGTTATATTCAACAAAACTTATTGAAAAACTAGCTGGTAATcgaaagttgaaaaattagtttattaaactATAAGTGTTCGATAAATCTAACTCTTgaagtaattgaaaaatataaaattacaaaaaaaaaaaaatcatgatttatttaaaaaatataataagaaaaatgaataaatatatcgagaataaaagtgaaagaaagtataaaaaactagaggttaatattttaaaaaacgatACTTGaagtagtatttaaaaaaatattacttaaaataacgcttcaaaaaatataagaatttactgaaaaattattaaaaaaaatacttaccaaataatcaaataagtttttcaactaataaaaaaataaaaattaattggaaATATCTTAGCAAATATAAACTTAAGATCAACATTTGTCGACTATGGTTGTTATTAATTAtggtttataaatatatatgtatttttattattgaaaattggTACGTCTAACATTGAGCCCAATATATACTCTTTCCTCTCCCTGTAAGAAACCGCGATACTCTTCTGAGCCGGTGACGCATTGGTGATTCACATTAGGTTGACCCGTGCCGTGTGAGAGGTTTCTTATTCTTCTCCACCATGATTTGTGGTACCTGTGTTATTATCATGATAAGAATTACTATTATCAAGTCATGAAGATTGAACACAATAGATTTCCTATGGAGACCAAGGATGGTAGTCAAGAAGCACAAATTCAAATCCTCCATTAAGATATTAGGGCAAGGTGAAGCTGCACTAGTTGACACGCTTGCCATGGTGGTTCACGGCAGCAAGGACGCATATCAAGCCTATAATTAAGGActctaaatttcaaattaaatttcacaattaaaatttattacaattttaaaataacaaaaagtaGTAAAATGCTACAGTGAGAAGAAATAGAGGCAAATGTTATTCATAACTTGTCTCGTCCCACAAACCAGACACcactaaaagttaatttttgacAAGTtcgatctttttatttttgaataaacatgttcatatttaagaaattagaaTCCGTGTATTTTAAGGACAAGTATGAgatacaatttgaatcatcttAAATCCAGTTCAATTTCATATAGTTTTAAAAACAAGATTTTAAATGAGccgaattcaaatttaaaaaattaaccctaaatatcaaaatttaagtgataaaaatacataaatcgATCTCAACTCATCTCAGAACTCCTGAAAGCTGAGGGTCATTGCAGGCTGAGAGAGTGAGAGATGGAAAATGTAAAGGGCGGGTAGTTGAACCACCtctattctttattatttcctTTTGAACAGACAATTTGAATTCTTTATTGTGGAGTGTGGCCTATATTTTTCTTCcgtcaatttttaatttaggaCTATTTATATGTTAtcgaaataatatatatatatatatatatatatatatatatatatatatatatatatatatatatatatatatatatatatatatatatatatctatatagaTATTCACACATATGTCTATCCACATCTCTCTCTATATCATAGTNNNNNNNNNNNNNNNNNNNNNNNNNNNNNNNNNNNNNNNNNNNNNNNNNNNNNNNNNNNNNNNNNNNNNNNNNNNNNNNNNNNNNNNNNNNNNNNNNNNNTCTTTCCCGCGTGAACGACGTTTTGATAACTTGTGCACCATAAGTCAAAATTTGCCTCATTTATTAATCAAGACAAACTTaatgtatattaaattaatcttgatgaaattaatttatatttaaatacttttattttaaaaataagttaatagtaaaatttaatatatgtatatacatatatttaaaatagattatctaaaattatttcaaataaaagctAATTGTATgaatatttatctaaaatcatattcattaatattttaatgtgaGTTTAGaaacataaattcatcaaatactgacaataaagataataaagatgataatgataataatattgtaatttaatatatatgtcagcatttaaatttattttcagtttGAAAATACACACATCAAATTttgtacaagttttttttttcttgaataaaataGTAGAACGGAAAGACACTACTGGGACTTCGACATGTTGGTTGCCAACACAAGTTAGATAAATAATTctattaatgaaaaatttgttatttttcatcTACTGAAAGACATGCACGTCTCTTAATTATTACTTGCTTAAGATTTAAACCCGAATTATACTTGAAAAACCCAAATATCTGCATAATTGTACTGAGTTTTGCTAGCAatattttcctttgttttcttgttttaatgtaactatttttttttatttaatatactttTCACTTGTATTCTCTTCACATGACCGACACCTATCTTAAGTGACAGAAATACGCGGAAAAGGAAAACATAGCCTAGTCTTTGTAATAAATACTATTTGACTTCTTCATTTATACAtacattcattaaaaaaataaatcatttctaGTATGAAGACGCTTTCATcttgatttcttatttttgcTACACGTATTTTTAATGCACATACAAGCACTTACTCTTAAACACTCACGATCATACGGAATATTTAGGTTTCTTTTTTAACATGTAGCATCTTTAGTCTTTTAAGAACGTAAAACTTCATAAACATTTCATAAGAGAGCCATTCATGCAATTTTCTGTCAAAACATATACCAAAATTTTCTGTACATAAAAAAGTCTCCTACTCAGTTAAGAAatgttattgaaaattatatttgacgatacaaaaatgaaaaaaaaaaggtactttaaaaaatttatcgtAGTTGTCTAGCTTTACGTACAAGTTCCCTATCTTTCAAATTCATATAGTTAAactacaacttaattttttttttgtatacgtTCAAAAAGTACATAGCATATATCTTATATTTTGACTTCAACACGGTTCTTGTTAACATTAATTACTCTTGGCAAACAAGTATTACAAAACTTGAGGATGGGTCGTTAAACGTTACGTAACACAATCAATTAAAGtaacaaattaatatactaaatgATTAGAAATGTGGACCATAGGATTATAACCACCAGAAGGCCAAGGAATGGATTCGATTTAAATTTACAGagataatagtataaaattatgcAGAATTTGCTTTATTTGGTGCATGATCGCATAATGCTGCATATATACAGACATGTTTATCTCTTATTCTTCTCAAAAACATTAAGGGACCCGTGGGGCCATTCAAGACTATTGCCTTGCCTTGCACATGACTAAAGGGTTATACCGCTCTCTTTTATGGGATGAAGCAAAGTCATTGTCACATTTTTATGTATGTGAAAATGGTCGTTGTTCAACACCAATTGTGTGAATGAAATTAATAGGGAGTTCAGTTTAACGAGTGATCTTAATATGGATATATGACTGTGTTAAATATcttcagaattttttttattatttatgataattcTTTTATCTGATTGGAACATTTCAGTAAAATAAtctaagcaaaaacaaaaaaaaaaagtaatagataTGTTcttgaaatgaaattaaatgaaaaaagtttACATTCCACACTGtcctaattaaaattagaacattCGACCCAAATCAATGCCAATACTCTTCATCTATGTGATGTAGGTCTTAGCTCAAGTAACCCTATACTGTTACAGCATTATGGCACCATAGCTCAATTATATATAGAGCATTGGTGACACCCTTCTTGGCACAAAACAGAACACAAAAACCATGGTGTCACCAATCTCACTTATTGTCCTCTTGTTATCAGTTTCTTTAGCAGATTCAGCTTCAGTTCAAGAAAGTTTTGTCCAATGTCTCAACTTGAATTCGGACAAAACATTTCCATTTTACTCATCAATCTACACTGCAAGCAACCCTTCATTCACCAGCATCCTTGACTCCTCCGCACAGAACCTAAGGCTTTTGGTGCCTTCAGTGCCAAAACCCGAGTTCATATTCACACCCTCTCGTGATTCCCATGTTCAAGCAGCAGTAATCTGCTCCAAGAAACTTGGGATTCACATTAGAGTGCGAAGTGGCGGCCATGACTATGAGGGAATTTCGTACGTCTCCGAAATTGAGAGCCCCTTCATAGTTGTGGATTTGGTCAAGCTCCGCGGCATCGACGTTGATGTAAAAAGCAACACTGCTTGGGTTCAAGCTGGTGCCACAACTGGTGAAGTTTACTACAGAATATATGAGAAGAGTTCAGTTCATGGTTTCCCTGCAGGCCTTTGCACAAGCTTAGGCATTGGAGGGCATATCACAGGAGGAGCATATGGAGCCATGATGAGAAAATATGGCCTTGGAGTTGATAATGTCTTAGATGCTAAAATTGTTGATGCCAATGGAAGAATTCTTGATAGAGAAGCCATGGGGGAAGACTTATTTTGGGCTATAAGAGGAGGTGGAGGTGGAAGCTTTGGAATCCTTCTTTGGTGGAAGATAAAGCTTGTTTCTGTGCCACCAACTGTGACAGTTTTTACAGTTACCAAAACCCTTGAGCAAGGTGCAACCAAGATTCTTCACAAATGGCAAGAAGTGGCACCTTATATTGATGAAAACCTCTTCATCAGAGTCATCATTCAGCCATCTAGTGATGCAAGAAACAAGACTCAGAGAACCATCGCAACTTCTTACAATGCTCTCTTCCTTGGTGGGGCCAGAACACTCCTCCAAGTCATGAAGACAAGTTTTCCTGAATTGGGGTTGACAATAAAGGATTGCTTGGAAACTAGTTGGATCAAATCTGTGCTCTATATTGCAGGCTTTCCAAGTGACACCCCCCCAGAAGTTCTGCTCAAAGGAAAGTCAACATTCAAGAACTTCTTCAAggcaaaatcagattttgtgaggGAACCGATACCGGAAACCGGGCTCGAGGGGTTGTGGCAAAGGTTGCTGGTTGAAGACAGCCCCTTGATGATTTGGAACCCATATGGTGGAAGGATGAGCCAGTTTTCAGAATCTGAGACCCCATTTCCTCACAGAAATGGAACACTATACAAAATTCAGTACTTGTCTTTGTGGCAAGAGGGAGACAAGAATGCTGCAAAGCACATAGATTGGATTAGGAAGCTTTACAACTACATGGGTCCTTATGTTTCTAGCTTGCCAAGGGAAGCATATGTGAATTACCGGGATCTTGATTTGGGGATAAACACCAAGAACAGCACAAGTTACATTCAAGCAAGTGCTTGGGGTTATAGGTATTACAAGAACAACTTTGACAGGTTGGTGAAGATTAAGACCAAAGTGGATCCTGAAAACGTGTTTAGGCACGAGCAGAGTATCCCACCACTTCCACTCTgaatgaaaaaggaaagaaatgggGGAATACGGCACCATGCTGCTACAATCATTAAGACTGGTTACTATAAAATTTGTGAAAGGGTTAATATGCTAGTTTAGAGCAAAAAGGATACAgtacaaatatataattagttgCTTTGTTTTTGGTCAAGTTAATGTTGTGAGATACAGATTATGTTGCTAATCGTTTGCTGTTTCTGTGATTTGTGTATTTCACTAGATTGTGTATTTATGTATGAGTGACTGAAGTGTTGTTTCTCAAGCAAAAACTGTGTTATATCACTAATGGTCTTGTTCTTGGATCTGAATGTCTTAAACATAATTCTGAAATGTGTCACTTGAAAGCACAAATAATAATGCTTAACAGCCTTGTGCTATTTTCCCTCTCTCtgtcaaataaattattgagtAATCAATTTCTcatctaaaatcaattcaattttgaaaatcattttaaaaccaaaagatgGAAACTACTAGAAGATGTTTTCTTGtccttttcttctgttttcttcaagTGTTTCATTCAAGTGCTTAAGaaacaaacttttttaaaagaaaaatatattcagGAAACAAACACCTTATACAAATCTTAGAAAACATAAACTGATTTCGAAAACAGTAAGTAAATATCCTAGTGTTTTGTGTTTTCTATTCATTTTCTGAAAGTCACATATcacctttttattattatacttaAAAAACACAACTTAAGTGGTCACAAGTCACAACCGGGGAACTTATGCGCAATGGCTACAGAAACTGAAGCCAACTATGTTGTATTTCTTTTCGTGTTGAACCACTTAAAATCTCATTTCATTGAAAAGATTTGACTcgaatttaataaatttaatattctaGTAAGAGCTTATTATACATACATTAATTTCTTgtactatttttataataatatttttctctctctcttttcatttcACTTCCTAACATCTCACTACTCTTTcttattttcctatttttctcacagttgagaaaaaaatataatattttgttgtataattttttttctcttttagtaaAATTTAGTAGTTTAAAGCAAACTTTAATTTTGGCCCACTAAACGGGAAAGTGGGTATTACTATACGGTCAGTAACATTAAGTTTGTAAATGTTTACAATtagattttttacattaattaatctAACCCAGGAAATAAATTCATTCTTAATTATACTAAtcataattctaaaaataattttcattaaatttattttggtaatgtattgttttaaaattgattttcaaataaatatgtgcaaacaatcaattatatcaaacctattttaaacaaaaactgaATCAAGTTTCTAAACTCTCATAGAAAGGAAAAAAGCTTTTCATAAAACAGATGTTTTCAAACTCTAATCCAAATACACattccttcatctttttcttagATTTGTTACATTTATATATTGTTGGGCTTTCAAGTAAGCTATTATGAAGGGAATTGCTAAGTGCACCCAATAGTTTTTCTGGTACACCCAATATTAACAAGGAAATGATGATTTTGATCTCAAACGCTATCTGTCAGACTGAGCGAAAATAACTATCAGACTGAAGCAAAACAACTTTCAGACTGAGTAATGATTTGATCAGACTGAACATAAACATGTAAATTGCCAATTATAAACCAGAATCCTCACACCAAAAAGAGCAAAACTGACTTGTTATATTTCAGTAATGCTATATTTCAAGAGAGACAAACTGAGAGCTTATATAGGCAAACAGAAAAGCCCCTCTttgggaaaaacaaaaaaactcatTACAAAGCTATGAAGCAAGCAACATGAAGCTGCAGTTTAAGTTTGCTTGTCTACAAACAACCTTTAAACCAACTTTACAAGCAACCCAAAAagcaaatatattaatattaaaaacaaaggaaaaatctCAGATTCTagcattaattaaaattataacattCATACTAAATGAATGCCAAAAAATTTCGTCATTATGACGTATGTCTTAGCTCAAGCATCTCTGTAGCATTATGGAACAATAGCTCAAATATATATAGAACATTGGTGACACCCACTTTTGCAACAAAACCATGGCATCACTGGTTTCACACTTGCGACTTTCAGTACTCCTATTATCAGTTTCATTGGGAAATTCAGCTTCACTCCAAGAAAATTTTGTCCAATGTCTCAACTTGAATTCGGACAGAACATTCCCATTTAACCCACTAATTTACACACCAAAAAGTCCTTCATTCACCAGTGTCCTTGACTCCTCCGGCAAGAATCAAAGGCTTTTGGTGCCTTCAACACCAAAACCAAAGTTCATATTCACACCAACCCGTGATTCCCATGTGCAAGCAGCGGTAATCTGCTCCAAGAAACTTGGCATTCATCTTAGAGTGTTAAGTGGTGGCCATGACTTTGAAGGAGTCTCGTACGTTTCAGAAATTGAAAGCCCCTTCATAGTTGTTGATTTGATCAAGCTCCGTGACATCAACGTTGATATCAAAAGCAACACTGCTTGGGTTCAAGCTGGTGCCACAAATGGTGAATTGTATTACAGAATATATGAGAAGAGTTCACTTCATGGTTTTCCTGCAGGGACTTGCACAAGCTTAGGAATTGGAGGACACATCACAGGAGGAGCATACGGAAGCATGGTAAGAAAATATGGACTTGGTGCTGACAATGTCTTAGATGCTAAAATTGTTGATGCCAATGGAAGAATTCTTGATAGGAAAGCCATGGGGGAAGACTTATTTTGGGCAATAAGAGGAGGTGGAGGTGGAAGTTTTGGTATCCTTCTTTGGTGGAAAGTTAAGCTTGTTCCTGTTCCACCAACTGTGACAGTTTTTACAGTTAAAAAGACCCTTGAGCAAGGTGCAACCAAGCTTCTTCATAGATGGCAAGAAGTGGCACCCTTTCTCGATGAAAACCTCTTTATCAGAGTCCGCATTCAAAGAGCACAGAGTACTGTGACAACTTCTTACGAAGGTCTCTTCCTAGGTGGGGCAAGAAAACTCCttaaaatcatgaaaacaaGCTTTCCTGAGTTGGGTGTGACAAGAAAGGATTGCATGGAAACTAGCTGGATCAAATCAGTGCTCTATATTGCAGGCTTTCCAAGTGGCACCCCTCCTGAAGTTCTGCTTA contains:
- the LOC100813706 gene encoding berberine bridge enzyme-like 13; translation: MVSPISLIVLLLSVSLADSASVQESFVQCLNLNSDKTFPFYSSIYTASNPSFTSILDSSAQNLRLLVPSVPKPEFIFTPSRDSHVQAAVICSKKLGIHIRVRSGGHDYEGISYVSEIESPFIVVDLVKLRGIDVDVKSNTAWVQAGATTGEVYYRIYEKSSVHGFPAGLCTSLGIGGHITGGAYGAMMRKYGLGVDNVLDAKIVDANGRILDREAMGEDLFWAIRGGGGGSFGILLWWKIKLVSVPPTVTVFTVTKTLEQGATKILHKWQEVAPYIDENLFIRVIIQPSSDARNKTQRTIATSYNALFLGGARTLLQVMKTSFPELGLTIKDCLETSWIKSVLYIAGFPSDTPPEVLLKGKSTFKNFFKAKSDFVREPIPETGLEGLWQRLLVEDSPLMIWNPYGGRMSQFSESETPFPHRNGTLYKIQYLSLWQEGDKNAAKHIDWIRKLYNYMGPYVSSLPREAYVNYRDLDLGINTKNSTSYIQASAWGYRYYKNNFDRLVKIKTKVDPENVFRHEQSIPPLPL
- the LOC100800519 gene encoding berberine bridge enzyme-like 13, with the protein product MASLVSHLRLSVLLLSVSLGNSASLQENFVQCLNLNSDRTFPFNPLIYTPKSPSFTSVLDSSGKNQRLLVPSTPKPKFIFTPTRDSHVQAAVICSKKLGIHLRVLSGGHDFEGVSYVSEIESPFIVVDLIKLRDINVDIKSNTAWVQAGATNGELYYRIYEKSSLHGFPAGTCTSLGIGGHITGGAYGSMVRKYGLGADNVLDAKIVDANGRILDRKAMGEDLFWAIRGGGGGSFGILLWWKVKLVPVPPTVTVFTVKKTLEQGATKLLHRWQEVAPFLDENLFIRVRIQRAQSTVTTSYEGLFLGGARKLLKIMKTSFPELGVTRKDCMETSWIKSVLYIAGFPSGTPPEVLLKGKPIAKFFFKGKSDFVRKPIPETGLEGLRQRLLVEDSPLILWSPYGGRMNQFSESDTPFPYRNGTLFISLYISLWQEGEKNVAKHIDWIGNLHNYMGAYVPSFPRGQYVNYRDLDLGINTKNNTGNIQESAWGYRYFKNNFDRLVKIKTKVDPQNVFRHEQSIPPLPK